A region of Mauremys mutica isolate MM-2020 ecotype Southern chromosome 2, ASM2049712v1, whole genome shotgun sequence DNA encodes the following proteins:
- the LOC123363415 gene encoding mucin-13-like isoform X1, with protein sequence MGRGCPLLLLGLLLQLQAPCAGQAGGAGSSAPPWSAASSPTPQTWAKRTETPAGTGTPTAGATAPDEPSCGSGQPCPPWSTCESWAGHFSCRCALGFYLSRTMGCVPARTFPGRLSLRAPGPAPPSPLPPADLRRVVAQLESLFQPILGQLDAYLSSSVLDLQPHSQAVTVLHSFSARSSVTARQVDGAIAGFWARCQASDPACSFLRDTVSYQSLSLCELQPCDPVSTACVFQDGLAQCPCRPGYHPGPAPGPTMGRACTACGSGFWLRDGVCASLPAGAGWGVLCWGRPAAADGAAAPGESQGPGAGPQPGRAGRAALPAPAAEPAPGAPPAAPGGGGDPGARPRGQAEPGCWAGAGRRAPHEDVPGLPELAQLGPPARGWPEQPGVCQRRGMGPAELLRGGRGTAPYLAPCPAQEETVPFEHRSSALP encoded by the exons atggggaggggctgcccccttctcctcctcgggctcctgctgcagctccaggctccctgtgccgggcaggccgggggggcag GGTCCAGCGCACCCCCCTGGTCAGCAGCATCCAGCCCCACACCTCAGACCTGGGCTAAACGCACTGAGACGCCCGCAGGGACTGGCACCCCCACTGCGGGGGCCACAGCACCAG ATGAGCCCAGCTGTGGCagtgggcagccctgccccccttggAGCACCTGCGAGTCCTGGGCTGGGCACTTCTCCTGCCGCTGCGCCCTGGGCTTCTATCTCAGCCGGACCATGGGCTGTGTGCCAG CCAGGACGTTCCCGGGGCGCCTCTCCCTGCGGGCCCCCGGCCCGGCACCCCCGAGCCCGCTGCCACCTGCCGACCTGCGCAGGGTCGTCGCCCAGCTGGAGAGcctg TTCCAGCCTATCCTGGGGCAATTGGACGCTTATCTGTCCTCGTCCGTCCTGGacctgca GCCGCACAGCCAGGCGGTGACCGTCCTGCACAGCTTCTCGGCGCGCTCGTCCGTCACGGCCCGGCAGGTGGACGGGGCCATCGCGGGGTTCTGGGCGCGGTGCCAGGCCAGCGAcccggcctgcagcttcctgcgGGACACCGTCTCCTACCAga GCCTGAGTCTCTGTGAGCTGCAGCCCTGCGACCCCGTCTCCACAGCCTGCGTGTTCCAGGACGGGCTGGCCCAGTGCCCCTGCCGGCCGGGATaccaccccggccccgcccccggccccaccaTGGGCCGTGCCTGCACAG cctgTGGCAGCGGGTTCTGGCTGCGGGATGGCGTCTGTGCCAG ccttcctgctggcgctggttgGGGTGTCCTGTGCTGGGGGcgtcctgctgctgctgatggtgctgctgctcctggg GAGAGCCAAGGCCCTGGCGCAGGGCCCCAGCCTGGCAGAGCCGGTCGTGCCGCCCTTCCAGCCCCAGCAGCGGAGCCTGCCCCGGGTGCGCCCCCCGCGGCCCCTGGAGGAGGTGGAGATCCTGGAGCTCGGCCGCGGGGACAGGCTGAGCCTG ggtgctgggcGGGTGCTGGCCGCCGGGCCCCGCATGAAGACGTTCCGGGGCTCCCAGAGCTCGCCCAGCTCGGCCCCCCGGCCAGGGGGTGGCCAGAGCAACCTGGTGTTTGTCAGCGACGAGGAATGGGGCCGGCGGAACTGCTGAGGGGCGGGCGGGGCACCGCCCCATACCTagccccgtgcccagcccaggaGGAGACGGTGCCATTCGAACACAGATCCTCAGCCCTACcctga
- the LOC123363415 gene encoding protein HEG-like isoform X2: MGRGCPLLLLGLLLQLQAPCAGQAGGAGSSAPPWSAASSPTPQTWAKRTETPAGTGTPTAGATAPDEPSCGSGQPCPPWSTCESWAGHFSCRCALGFYLSRTMGCVPARTFPGRLSLRAPGPAPPSPLPPADLRRVVAQLESLFQPILGQLDAYLSSSVLDLQPHSQAVTVLHSFSARSSVTARQVDGAIAGFWARCQASDPACSFLRDTVSYQSLSLCELQPCDPVSTACVFQDGLAQCPCRPGYHPGPAPGPTMGRACTACGSGFWLRDGVCARCPFGFGGFQCEEPFLLALVGVSCAGGVLLLLMVLLLLGRAKALAQGPSLAEPVVPPFQPQQRSLPRVRPPRPLEEVEILELGRGDRLSLGAGRVLAAGPRMKTFRGSQSSPSSAPRPGGGQSNLVFVSDEEWGRRNC; encoded by the exons atggggaggggctgcccccttctcctcctcgggctcctgctgcagctccaggctccctgtgccgggcaggccgggggggcag GGTCCAGCGCACCCCCCTGGTCAGCAGCATCCAGCCCCACACCTCAGACCTGGGCTAAACGCACTGAGACGCCCGCAGGGACTGGCACCCCCACTGCGGGGGCCACAGCACCAG ATGAGCCCAGCTGTGGCagtgggcagccctgccccccttggAGCACCTGCGAGTCCTGGGCTGGGCACTTCTCCTGCCGCTGCGCCCTGGGCTTCTATCTCAGCCGGACCATGGGCTGTGTGCCAG CCAGGACGTTCCCGGGGCGCCTCTCCCTGCGGGCCCCCGGCCCGGCACCCCCGAGCCCGCTGCCACCTGCCGACCTGCGCAGGGTCGTCGCCCAGCTGGAGAGcctg TTCCAGCCTATCCTGGGGCAATTGGACGCTTATCTGTCCTCGTCCGTCCTGGacctgca GCCGCACAGCCAGGCGGTGACCGTCCTGCACAGCTTCTCGGCGCGCTCGTCCGTCACGGCCCGGCAGGTGGACGGGGCCATCGCGGGGTTCTGGGCGCGGTGCCAGGCCAGCGAcccggcctgcagcttcctgcgGGACACCGTCTCCTACCAga GCCTGAGTCTCTGTGAGCTGCAGCCCTGCGACCCCGTCTCCACAGCCTGCGTGTTCCAGGACGGGCTGGCCCAGTGCCCCTGCCGGCCGGGATaccaccccggccccgcccccggccccaccaTGGGCCGTGCCTGCACAG cctgTGGCAGCGGGTTCTGGCTGCGGGATGGCGTCTGTGCCAG GTGCCCGTTTGGCTTTGGTGGCTTCCAGTGTGAGGAGC ccttcctgctggcgctggttgGGGTGTCCTGTGCTGGGGGcgtcctgctgctgctgatggtgctgctgctcctggg GAGAGCCAAGGCCCTGGCGCAGGGCCCCAGCCTGGCAGAGCCGGTCGTGCCGCCCTTCCAGCCCCAGCAGCGGAGCCTGCCCCGGGTGCGCCCCCCGCGGCCCCTGGAGGAGGTGGAGATCCTGGAGCTCGGCCGCGGGGACAGGCTGAGCCTG ggtgctgggcGGGTGCTGGCCGCCGGGCCCCGCATGAAGACGTTCCGGGGCTCCCAGAGCTCGCCCAGCTCGGCCCCCCGGCCAGGGGGTGGCCAGAGCAACCTGGTGTTTGTCAGCGACGAGGAATGGGGCCGGCGGAACTGCTGA